The following are encoded together in the Trichomycterus rosablanca isolate fTriRos1 chromosome 19, fTriRos1.hap1, whole genome shotgun sequence genome:
- the LOC134333871 gene encoding LOW QUALITY PROTEIN: uncharacterized protein LOC134333871 (The sequence of the model RefSeq protein was modified relative to this genomic sequence to represent the inferred CDS: deleted 1 base in 1 codon), producing the protein MVTLLHCDTLKHIYPAFFKATSHPDITLSIFVAGYFQAVTQGLLSAVWEPSYFCKKQGFSRLITGTPSAQTAAIRMFQKTGFVQTSCHNCTLNVKYRLFRIAKITIL; encoded by the exons ATGGTCACCCTGTTGCACTGTGACACCTTGAAGCATATCTACCCAGCCTTTTTCAAAGCCACGAGCCACCCAGACATCACCCTAAGCATCTTTGTGGCTGGTTACTTTCAGGCTGTGACACAGGGGTTGCTTTCGGC GGTTTGGGAACCCAGTTATTTCTGCAAGAAGCAAGGCTTTTCACGCCTGATCACAGGGACCCCCTCTGCTCAAACAGCAGCCATTAGAATGTTCCAAAAAACT GGCTTTGTTCAGACATCCTGCCACAATTGCACTCTAAATGTTAAATACCGGCTCTTCAGAATTGCCAAAATTACTATACTTTGA